The proteins below come from a single Zea mays cultivar B73 chromosome 8, Zm-B73-REFERENCE-NAM-5.0, whole genome shotgun sequence genomic window:
- the LOC103634952 gene encoding uncharacterized protein → MQLAMSPSSSLRRTAAAFVFVALLGLASSSLLQLQAARTTPSDGQGRRLEPRQKQEEEEVHAATTTSSSSRSGSTPASASVQERPPPLELDLLPPPPTITVEEASSPPRSRMLGSVPSPGVGH, encoded by the coding sequence ATGCAGCTTGCCATGTCTCCGTCGTCGTCGCTACGCCGCACCGCGGCGGCCTTCGTCTTCGTCGCGCTCCTCGGCCTGGCGTCGTCGTCTCTGCTGCAGCTGCAAGCGGCCAGGACGACGCCGAGCGATGGCCAGGGACGGCGTCTAGAACCGCGGCAGAAGCAGGAGGAGGAAGAAGTGcacgcagcgacgacgacgagtaGCAGTAGCAGGTCCGGATCTACACCTGCGTCAGCGTCGGTGCAAGAAAGGCCGCCCCCGCTCGAGCTCGACCTTCTGCCGCCGCCGCCCACCATCACTGTTGAGGAGGCATCGTCGCCACCCCGCAGCCGCATGCTGGGCTCGGTGCCCAGCCCCGGCGTCGGCCACTAG